In the Clostridium beijerinckii genome, one interval contains:
- the queC gene encoding 7-cyano-7-deazaguanine synthase QueC, translating into MSNKAVVVFSGGQDSTTCLFWALKEFDEVIAVTFDYNQKHRKEIECATSIAKELGIEHHILDMGLLNQLAPNALTRNDIEIKAGENGSLPSTFVEGRNMLFLTFAGVLAKVKGAKHIVTGVCETDFSGYPDCRDIFIKSLNVTLNLAMDYNFVVHTPLMWIDKAETWKMADDFGKLDYIREKTLTCYKGIVGDGCGECPACKLRKNGLDKYLESKKN; encoded by the coding sequence ATGAGTAATAAAGCAGTAGTTGTATTTAGTGGAGGACAAGATTCTACTACATGTCTATTTTGGGCATTAAAGGAATTCGATGAGGTTATAGCGGTAACTTTTGATTATAATCAAAAACATAGAAAAGAAATAGAGTGTGCAACTAGTATAGCAAAGGAGTTAGGAATAGAGCATCATATATTAGATATGGGGCTTCTTAATCAATTAGCCCCTAATGCGCTTACAAGAAATGATATAGAAATAAAAGCTGGAGAAAATGGTTCTCTTCCATCAACATTTGTTGAAGGTCGTAATATGCTATTCTTAACTTTTGCAGGAGTATTGGCCAAAGTAAAAGGCGCAAAACATATAGTAACAGGAGTGTGTGAGACTGATTTTAGTGGATACCCTGATTGCAGGGATATATTCATAAAATCTCTTAATGTAACTTTAAATTTAGCAATGGATTATAATTTTGTAGTTCATACCCCATTAATGTGGATAGATAAAGCTGAGACATGGAAGATGGCAGATGATTTTGGCAAGTTAGACTATATAAGAGAAAAGACTCTTACTTGCTATAAAGGAATTGTTGGCGACGGTTGTGGAGAATGCCCTGCTTGTAAGCTTAGAAAAAATGGTTTAGATAAGTATTTAGAAAGTAAGAAAAATTAA
- the folE gene encoding GTP cyclohydrolase I FolE: MPKKIDTKKIEECIREIIVALGDDPDREGLLDTPKRVSKMYEEVFQGMTLSNREIAEAFGTTFENEDYDSETHNNMVVVKDIPIHSYCEHHLALMYNMKVTVVYIPKDKIIGLSKISRIADMVGRRLQLQERIGTDIAEIVSMVTKSSDVGVLITGEHGCMTSRGIKKPGTLTTTTTFTGKFQTNDLLRQEALLIMK, translated from the coding sequence ATGCCAAAGAAGATAGATACAAAAAAGATAGAGGAATGTATAAGAGAAATTATTGTTGCTTTAGGAGATGATCCTGATAGGGAAGGATTACTAGATACACCTAAAAGGGTATCAAAAATGTATGAAGAAGTTTTTCAAGGAATGACACTTTCAAACAGAGAAATAGCAGAAGCGTTTGGAACCACATTTGAGAATGAAGATTATGATTCAGAAACTCATAATAATATGGTTGTGGTTAAGGATATACCAATTCATAGTTATTGTGAACATCACTTAGCGCTTATGTATAATATGAAGGTTACAGTAGTATATATACCCAAAGATAAGATAATTGGTCTTAGTAAAATTTCAAGAATTGCAGATATGGTTGGGAGAAGACTTCAACTTCAAGAACGTATTGGAACAGATATAGCAGAAATAGTTTCTATGGTTACAAAAAGTAGTGATGTTGGTGTACTTATAACTGGAGAGCATGGATGTATGACTTCAAGAGGAATAAAAAAACCTGGAACATTGACTACAACAACTACTTTTACAGGAAAATTTCAAACCAATGATTTATTAAGACAAGAAGCTTTACTAATTATGAAATAA